In bacterium, one genomic interval encodes:
- a CDS encoding 4Fe-4S dicluster domain-containing protein, which translates to MKVLMVNYENCTGCRLCEMACSSGHFSLYSHGYSRIRVVKGKTFFNFYPQFCSQCGDAFCVRACPTGALEKKFNVIHYEKEKCILCRQCTFACPWGFIYPDPEMQFMIKCDLCGGDPECVKVCLQDALAFVDADESADIKHFSNVNRVEGVK; encoded by the coding sequence ATGAAAGTGTTAATGGTGAACTACGAAAATTGTACGGGATGCAGACTTTGTGAAATGGCCTGCAGCTCAGGCCATTTCAGTCTTTACAGCCACGGCTATTCTCGCATAAGGGTTGTTAAAGGCAAGACCTTTTTCAATTTCTATCCCCAATTCTGTTCTCAGTGTGGAGATGCCTTTTGTGTAAGAGCCTGTCCAACTGGTGCGCTGGAGAAGAAATTTAATGTCATTCATTACGAGAAAGAGAAGTGCATTCTCTGCAGGCAGTGTACTTTTGCCTGTCCATGGGGTTTTATCTACCCAGACCCTGAAATGCAATTTATGATTAAGTGTGACCTGTGTGGAGGTGACCCGGAGTGTGTGAAAGTTTGCTTGCAGGACGCTCTTGCTTTTGTTGATGCTGATGAATCGGCGGACATAAAGCACTTTTCAAATGTTAACAGGGTGGAAGGTGTAAAATGA